The following proteins are co-located in the Microvirga ossetica genome:
- a CDS encoding alkene reductase — translation MSADASALFQPFTLGDLTLPNRLVMAPLTRNRAAEGDVARDITATYYAQRASAGLLISEGSQISHQGQGYLRTPGIYTPEQVAHWRKVTDAVHKAGGRIFIQLWHVGRVSHTSLQPGGGAPVGPSPLRAQTKTFLEEGFAEVSEPRALELSEIPGILRDYEHAARNAKEAGFDGVEIHAANGYLLDQFMKDGSNHRKDAYGGSVENRARLTIEAAEAVLKVWDKGRVGIRLSPAKVNDAADSDPQALFSYVVEKLDALGLGYIHMIEGATQGDRNAVNVDYDGLRRSFKGAYIANNGYSRDMAAEAVASGRADLVAFGRFFLANPDLVERFRLNAPLNEPDRATFYGGGTEGYTDYPGLEKAA, via the coding sequence ATGAGCGCCGATGCCAGTGCATTGTTCCAGCCCTTCACCCTGGGCGACCTGACCCTGCCGAACCGTCTGGTCATGGCTCCCCTCACCCGCAACCGGGCGGCTGAAGGCGATGTGGCTCGGGACATCACCGCCACCTATTACGCCCAGCGCGCCAGCGCCGGCCTCCTGATCTCGGAAGGATCGCAGATCTCCCACCAGGGACAGGGCTATCTGCGTACGCCCGGCATCTACACGCCGGAGCAGGTGGCGCATTGGCGCAAGGTGACAGACGCGGTCCATAAGGCCGGCGGACGCATCTTCATCCAGCTCTGGCATGTGGGCCGCGTGTCCCATACCTCGCTGCAGCCCGGCGGCGGCGCACCCGTAGGCCCCTCGCCGCTTCGCGCCCAGACCAAGACCTTCCTCGAAGAGGGCTTTGCCGAGGTGTCGGAGCCCCGCGCGCTCGAGCTCTCCGAAATCCCCGGCATCCTGCGCGACTACGAGCATGCGGCCCGCAACGCCAAGGAAGCCGGCTTCGACGGCGTCGAGATCCATGCGGCCAACGGCTACCTGCTCGACCAGTTCATGAAGGACGGCTCGAACCACCGCAAAGACGCCTATGGCGGCTCCGTCGAGAACCGGGCCCGACTGACCATCGAGGCGGCCGAGGCCGTGCTCAAGGTATGGGACAAGGGACGGGTCGGCATCCGCCTGTCGCCGGCGAAAGTGAACGACGCTGCCGATTCCGATCCGCAGGCTCTGTTCAGCTACGTGGTCGAGAAGCTCGACGCTCTAGGCCTCGGCTATATCCACATGATCGAGGGCGCGACACAGGGCGACCGGAATGCGGTGAACGTCGATTACGACGGCCTGCGCCGCTCCTTCAAGGGCGCCTATATCGCCAATAACGGCTATAGCCGCGATATGGCGGCCGAGGCTGTGGCAAGCGGGCGTGCGGATCTGGTTGCCTTCGGACGCTTCTTCCTCGCCAATCCGGACCTTGTCGAGCGCTTCCGCCTCAACGCACCGCTCAACGAGCCGGACCGCGCGACCTTCTATGGCGGCGGCACCGAAGGCTATACGGATTATCCGGGCCTCGAAAAGGCCGCTTAG
- a CDS encoding aldo/keto reductase, translating to MEKRRLGRSDLMVSPLCLGGNVFGWTADEATSFKVLDAYVDAGLNFIDTADVYSTWVPGHVGGESETIIGKWMKARGNRDKLVIATKVGSEMAPDRKGLSKSYIRSAVEASLQRLQTDHIDLYQSHRDDLETPQQETLGAYEELIRDGKVRAIGASNFTAARLKEALEISAELGLPRYESLQPKYNLHDRAEYEAELEPHCRQEDIGVIPYYGLASGFLTGKYRSEADFGKSVRGGRMTAYLDDRGRRILAALDAVAARKGAIPAQVALAWLMARPGLTAPIASATKVEQVQEIVKATSLQLDPADIAELDKASAYA from the coding sequence TCCGACTTGATGGTTTCGCCGCTCTGCCTCGGCGGCAATGTCTTCGGCTGGACCGCCGATGAGGCAACCTCCTTCAAGGTGCTCGACGCCTATGTGGATGCGGGCCTCAACTTCATCGACACGGCGGATGTCTATTCCACCTGGGTGCCCGGCCATGTAGGAGGCGAGTCGGAAACGATCATCGGCAAATGGATGAAGGCCCGCGGCAATCGCGACAAGCTCGTGATCGCCACCAAGGTCGGCTCCGAGATGGCGCCGGATCGGAAGGGCTTGTCGAAAAGCTACATTCGCTCGGCCGTCGAGGCGTCCCTGCAGCGCCTGCAGACCGACCATATCGATCTCTATCAATCCCACCGGGACGATCTCGAGACGCCGCAGCAGGAGACGCTCGGCGCCTATGAAGAGCTGATCCGCGACGGCAAGGTGCGGGCGATCGGCGCATCGAACTTCACGGCCGCGCGCCTGAAGGAAGCGCTGGAGATCAGCGCCGAACTCGGCCTGCCGCGCTACGAAAGCCTGCAGCCGAAATACAATCTGCACGACCGCGCCGAATACGAGGCGGAACTGGAGCCGCACTGCCGGCAGGAGGATATCGGGGTCATTCCCTATTACGGCCTCGCCAGCGGCTTCCTGACCGGCAAGTACCGGTCTGAAGCGGATTTCGGCAAGAGCGTGCGCGGCGGGCGCATGACGGCCTATCTCGACGACAGGGGCCGGCGGATCCTGGCCGCTCTCGATGCGGTCGCCGCTCGCAAGGGCGCCATTCCGGCCCAGGTCGCCCTGGCCTGGCTCATGGCGCGCCCGGGATTGACCGCGCCGATTGCCAGCGCCACGAAGGTGGAACAGGTGCAGGAGATCGTGAAGGCGACGAGCCTCCAACTCGATCCGGCCGATATCGCTGAGCTCGACAAGGCCAGCGCCTACGCCTGA
- the xth gene encoding exodeoxyribonuclease III, translating to MRIATWNVNSIKQRLDHLATFVRSADPDVVCLQELKCVDEAFPRADVEALGYNVVTHGQKAYNGVAILSKRPLEDVRRGLPGDEGDEQARYLEGVVSTATGAVRVASIYLPNGNPIGTPKFDYKLAWMDRLRAHARGLLLLEEPLILCGDYNVIPEPKDAMDPSAWTNDALFQPESRSRFRELLNLGFIDAVRACNDQPGLYSFWDYQAGAFQRNNGIRIDHLLLSPQAQDRLRTTSIRKEVRGWDKPSDHVPVIVDLDID from the coding sequence ATGCGGATAGCCACGTGGAATGTGAACTCCATCAAGCAGAGGCTGGACCACCTCGCGACCTTCGTGAGGAGCGCCGATCCGGACGTGGTCTGCCTGCAGGAGCTGAAATGCGTGGACGAGGCCTTTCCGCGCGCCGATGTGGAAGCCCTCGGCTACAACGTCGTGACGCATGGCCAGAAGGCCTATAACGGCGTCGCCATCCTGTCCAAGCGCCCGCTCGAGGATGTGCGCCGCGGCCTGCCCGGCGACGAGGGCGACGAGCAGGCCCGCTACCTGGAAGGCGTCGTCTCGACCGCGACGGGCGCCGTGCGGGTCGCCTCGATCTACCTGCCGAACGGCAACCCCATCGGCACCCCGAAATTCGACTACAAGCTCGCCTGGATGGACCGCCTGCGCGCCCATGCGCGCGGCCTGCTCCTGCTGGAGGAGCCGCTTATCCTTTGCGGCGACTACAACGTCATCCCCGAGCCCAAGGACGCCATGGACCCGTCCGCCTGGACGAACGACGCCCTCTTCCAGCCGGAGAGCCGGAGCAGATTCCGGGAATTGCTCAACCTCGGCTTCATCGACGCGGTGCGCGCCTGCAACGACCAGCCGGGCCTCTACTCGTTCTGGGACTACCAGGCCGGCGCCTTCCAGCGAAACAACGGCATCCGCATCGACCACCTGCTGCTCTCGCCCCAGGCGCAGGACAGGCTGCGGACGACCTCGATCCGCAAAGAGGTGCGCGGCTGGGACAAGCCGTCCGACCACGTGCCGGTGATCGTCGATCTGGATATTGATTGA